Proteins from one Telopea speciosissima isolate NSW1024214 ecotype Mountain lineage chromosome 1, Tspe_v1, whole genome shotgun sequence genomic window:
- the LOC122661115 gene encoding protein NTM1-like 9 → MAVLSLESLPLGFRFRPTDEELVNHYLRLKINGKGSDVEVIPEIDVCKWEPWDLPDLSVIKTDDPEWFFFSPRDRKYPNGSRSNRATEAGYWKATGKDRNIKSRMNLIGTKKTLVFYRGRAPKGERTNWIMHEYRATEKDLDGTNAGQGVFVLYRLFRKPDDRIENSNCHEIEPAGLSPATTKSSPDDAPSTLALVQATPESDMQVTKQPAGIERWLADKSDNISDALVPAGSNCTSNVASDLEDHDQDVTAAEVDPQLEEDLGLFYEPTIEPLLDCKVFSPLQSEMCTGLGLPYMNFPFADDFGKNHNGLGFQDGTSEQDVSISEFLDAVINNQDEYSCEESTSLKNSASKNCMVVSACGWQSAFGKDSGSNSDADTEVAQFQYDRQMESLRWFDENLDTEDLPIDQESFGGAAVFNGSSVYGMVNKGFLQDDSLVLSNSAVHSRHNSFNIMDKATSHKNPVKNGGGSIGTGIKLRSRQTQYQSGPQNFLAQGTAPRRIHLQNELSHKVASCGKLRGSSCSMAEHEVKPKVIEAGDVVKPSTNDEPKGGKILYHSSIVREISGKLRLRSGGDTVKVGDQRGIRRVFHSSNSSGVYIVCVVVLIFLVVVCISVRGWLIS, encoded by the exons ATGGCTGTCTTGTCTTTGGAATCTCTGCCGTTAGGATTCCGTTTCCGTCCCACAGACGAAGAACTTGTGAATCACTATTTACGTCTGAAGATCAACGGCAAGGGTTCTGATGTTGAAGTGATTCCTGAAATCGATGTTTGTAAGTGGGAACCTTGGGATTTGCCTG ATTTATCGGTTATTAAGACGGATGATCCTGagtggttcttcttctctcctcgtGATAGAAAGTATCCCAACGGTAGTCGTTCCAACAGAGCGACTGAAGCCGGCTACTGGAAAGCTACTGGTAAGGATCGCAACATCAAGTCTCGCATGAACTTGATCGGTACGAAAAAAACATTGGTTTTCTACAGAGGCCGTGCGCCTAAAGGCGAGAGGACTAACTGGATAATGCATGAGTATCGGGCGACTGAGAAGGACCTCGATGGCACAAACGCTGGCCAG GGCGTATTTGTCCTCTATCGTCTATTCAGGAAGCCAGATGATAGGATTGAAAATTCAAACTGCCATGAAATTGAACCTGCTGGTTTGTCTCCCGCCACAACCAAGTCTTCTCCTGATGATGCACCATCTACACTAGCATTGGTTCAAGCGACTCCAGAGTCAGATATGCAAGTTACAAAACAACCGGCAGGTATTGAGAGGTGGCTGGCTGACAAGTCTGACAACATAAGTGATGCTTTGGTACCTGCAGGGAGCAACTGCACTAGCAATGTGGCTTCGGATTTGGAAGATCATGATCAAGATGTTACTGCGGCAGAG GTGGACCCACAGCTTGAAGAGGATTTGGGGTTGTTTTATGAACCAACAATTGAGCCATTATTAGATTGCAAGGTTTTCTCCCCATTGCAGTCAGAGATGTGCACTGGCCTAGGACTTCCCTACATGAATTTTCCCTTTGCTGATGACTTTGGCAAGAACCATAATGGTCTGGGTTTTCAAGATGGCACAAGTGAGCAGGATGTCTCTATCTCAGAATTCTTGGATGCCGTCATCAATAACCAAGATGAATATTCCTGTGAAGAGTCTACCAGCCTGAAGAATTCGGCTTCTAAGAATTGTATGGTCGTCTCAGCTTGTGGATGGCAATCTGCCTTTGGCAAGGACAGTGGATCAAACAGTGATGCAGACACTGAAGTGGCCCAATTCCAG TATGATCGACAGATGGAATCTTTGAGGTGGTTCGATGAGAATTTGGATACAGAGGATTTGCCTATTGATCAAGAATCTTTTGGAGGAGCAGCTGTTTTTAATGGTAGTAGTGTGTATGGAATGGTAAATAAGGGTTTCCTCCAGGATGACTCTCTTGTGCTTTCTAACTCTGCTGTGCACTCCCGTCACAATTCGTTCAATATCATGGACAAGGCGACCAGCCATAAGAATCCTGTTAAAAATGGTGGCGGTTCTATTGGGACTGGAATCAAGTTAAGGTCCCGTCAAACACAATATCAATCAGGTCCCCAGAACTTTTTAGCACAGGGCACTGCTCCCAGGAGAATCCATTTACAGAATGAGCTTTCCCACAAAGTGGCATCTTGCGGTAAGCTGAGGGGATCAAGTTGTAGCATGGCGGAACATGAAGTTAAGCCAAAAGTTATTGAG GCTGGTGATGTTGTGAAACCTTCTACAAACGATGAGCCGAAGGGAGGAAAAATATTGTATCATTCTAGCATTGTCAGAGAAATTAGTGGAAAGCTCAGGTTGAGGTCAGGAGGCGACACTGTAAAGGTTGGTGATCAACGGGGGATTCGTCGAGTGTTTCACAGCTCGAATTCATCAGGTGTTTATATTGTTTGTGTTGTTGTACTTATATTCCTTGTCGTTGTCTGTATTTCGGTAAGGGGATGGCTAATATCTTAA